One Psychrobacillus glaciei genomic region harbors:
- a CDS encoding IS110 family RNA-guided transposase, which yields MNPVIGLDVAKGESQVQAFLDKKQPYKKSFKVAHTLEGLTILLEFMREIEVASGERPPIVLESTGHYHTPVVQFFEDRGYLIIMVNPLVSYRAKSSSLRKVKTDIIDARHLCEMFYKEDLEPYKQRGIQLLNLRHLTRQHENITGMYVQTKLQFQSVLDQVFPEYCGVFGDLYSDVSLLTLQAFPTSEEVMATREETVAKKIKEFCKSRSQKWANSQSEKLKAAADRNPFQKTLYNSLILSINMYIKMLLEYKKHLSDLEREIDALAKSMEEYKILQSIPGIGEKIAATIISEIGEIDRFNHPKKLVAFAGIDPSVFESGTFKGTLNRITKRGSSRLRHALYMAVKSAIRDSRKKKTTDELIPRNKRLREFYDKKREEGKPFKVAVIACANKLLHWIYALLKNNSFFQYLT from the coding sequence ATGAATCCAGTAATTGGTCTGGATGTGGCAAAAGGCGAAAGTCAGGTTCAAGCATTCTTAGATAAAAAACAACCGTATAAAAAGAGCTTTAAAGTAGCACACACACTGGAAGGGCTGACAATTCTTTTAGAGTTTATGAGAGAAATAGAAGTGGCTTCTGGAGAAAGGCCCCCCATTGTTTTGGAATCCACTGGCCACTATCATACACCAGTTGTCCAATTTTTCGAAGACAGAGGTTATTTAATAATCATGGTTAATCCACTCGTTTCGTATCGAGCAAAAAGTTCCAGTTTACGTAAAGTAAAGACAGATATCATAGATGCTCGTCATCTCTGCGAGATGTTTTATAAAGAGGACTTAGAGCCTTATAAACAGCGAGGGATCCAGCTCTTAAATTTACGTCATCTTACAAGACAACATGAAAATATTACAGGTATGTATGTACAAACTAAACTACAATTCCAATCCGTTTTAGATCAAGTATTTCCTGAATACTGTGGGGTCTTTGGAGATCTTTATTCAGATGTCTCCTTACTGACCTTACAAGCATTTCCTACTTCTGAGGAAGTGATGGCAACACGTGAAGAAACAGTCGCCAAAAAAATAAAGGAATTCTGTAAAAGTCGTTCTCAAAAATGGGCAAACAGTCAGTCAGAAAAGTTAAAAGCTGCCGCAGATCGCAACCCATTCCAGAAAACCTTATACAATAGTCTTATCTTAAGCATAAATATGTATATTAAGATGCTTCTAGAATATAAAAAACATCTATCAGATCTGGAAAGAGAGATAGATGCTTTAGCGAAAAGCATGGAAGAATATAAGATTCTCCAATCCATCCCCGGTATTGGTGAGAAAATCGCAGCAACGATTATTTCGGAGATTGGGGAGATTGATCGGTTTAATCATCCTAAAAAGTTAGTTGCCTTTGCAGGAATTGATCCAAGTGTTTTTGAATCTGGTACATTCAAAGGTACTTTGAATCGGATTACCAAAAGAGGTTCTAGTAGACTACGACATGCCTTATATATGGCCGTTAAAAGTGCCATTCGTGATAGTCGCAAGAAGAAAACGACAGATGAACTCATTCCTCGAAATAAGAGGTTAAGGGAGTTTTATGATAAGAAACGTGAAGAAGGAAAGCCCTTTAAAGTAGCTGTAATAGCATGTGCAAATAAGCTTTTACATTGGATTTATGCACTTTTAAAAAACAATTCATTTTTCCAATATCTTACCTAG
- a CDS encoding beta propeller repeat protein, translating to MSFIKKVSCLLVIFLVFVNLIGRETIASEGELTLKEAIDIGFQRAKEWNANATLTSVNTVDETMGGSRGETGKRFNWFMQFMALGTDEHLLIGISEKKITVFESFKQSQVPTIQYDEIKLDSSDVLQLAKDKYGLKQGKGWATGYHFTLDNIEGTPILTVIGNDRDKRFTRISFNARNGDIVSAIHKLPYGGGLISKRIDTEKLSKKGMAITGFVAGNKKLVVWGDKKPTQFSTSNQPFIEWSENGGKKWTALRADNYVTHAWFDRNDELYAVTENEIWVGITSKSKGRKILSLDHPIENVDYSINNHIAVLSNGTIYYTSNQGKSWEKAIVPNPFYVIQISDNGDLLGLTEERKLLQKINDGWNEITMPNSKDVPWNMKVISNRLFITTESGIWTRNLQEVNWRKINVDEEIVQFIKKGEKLLGYSNRGEAIYSISTEYESKSEKVFEANDTIISDVDMMGDTIWVATVPNYSWEEIKTPKKRKKF from the coding sequence TTGAGTTTCATAAAAAAAGTCTCTTGTTTGTTAGTTATTTTTTTAGTTTTTGTAAATTTGATTGGTCGTGAAACAATCGCTTCAGAGGGGGAACTTACGCTTAAAGAAGCGATTGATATTGGATTTCAGCGAGCGAAAGAATGGAATGCAAACGCAACACTTACCAGTGTAAATACTGTGGATGAAACGATGGGTGGCTCGAGAGGAGAAACAGGGAAACGCTTTAATTGGTTTATGCAATTTATGGCTTTAGGTACAGATGAACATTTACTAATTGGTATCTCAGAAAAGAAAATTACCGTGTTTGAATCGTTCAAGCAATCTCAGGTTCCTACAATTCAATACGATGAGATCAAATTGGATAGCTCGGATGTTCTCCAACTTGCAAAGGATAAATATGGTCTAAAACAAGGAAAAGGTTGGGCAACAGGATATCATTTTACATTGGATAATATCGAGGGTACACCAATTTTAACAGTGATTGGAAATGATCGAGATAAACGATTTACTCGAATTTCATTCAATGCCAGAAACGGTGATATAGTCAGTGCCATTCATAAATTACCATACGGTGGAGGATTAATATCCAAACGTATTGATACCGAAAAGCTATCTAAAAAAGGGATGGCGATTACAGGGTTTGTCGCTGGAAACAAAAAATTAGTCGTATGGGGAGACAAAAAGCCAACCCAATTTAGTACAAGTAATCAACCTTTTATTGAATGGAGCGAGAACGGTGGAAAAAAATGGACCGCACTACGAGCTGATAATTATGTGACACACGCTTGGTTTGATAGGAATGATGAATTATATGCAGTTACGGAAAACGAAATATGGGTGGGTATTACATCCAAAAGTAAAGGAAGGAAAATTCTTTCATTAGACCACCCGATTGAGAACGTCGATTATTCTATCAACAATCATATAGCTGTGCTATCAAATGGAACTATTTATTATACAAGTAATCAAGGGAAAAGTTGGGAAAAAGCTATTGTTCCTAACCCATTTTATGTGATTCAAATATCGGATAATGGAGATTTGTTAGGACTCACAGAAGAAAGAAAGCTTTTACAAAAGATAAATGATGGATGGAACGAAATCACCATGCCGAATAGTAAGGATGTACCGTGGAATATGAAAGTGATTAGTAATAGGCTATTCATAACCACAGAGAGTGGAATTTGGACGCGAAATCTTCAAGAGGTAAATTGGAGAAAAATCAACGTGGATGAAGAGATAGTTCAATTCATTAAAAAAGGAGAGAAGTTATTGGGATATAGCAATAGAGGTGAAGCTATCTATTCCATCAGTACGGAATATGAAAGCAAATCTGAAAAAGTGTTTGAAGCGAACGATACTATTATTTCGGATGTGGATATGATGGGAGATACGATATGGGTTGCCACAGTACCAAATTATTCATGGGAAGAAATTAAGACTCCGAAGAAACGCAAAAAATTTTAA
- a CDS encoding class I SAM-dependent methyltransferase, protein MTSKVMNDNMEEYDNPISYDIENNAYVGEIPFLIEWASKKRGTIIDLACGTGRITIPLAQNGFNLIGVDLHAGMLEQAKKKAEELQLKIEWLEQDCTQLDLNCKSPLIYMVGNSIQHFHTNESQNMLLSSIQTHLEEDGIFIFGTRFPSAEELLQPSTEEYWKTYTDTTCNKEVDVYTISNYDALSQMQHYTTIRKFKNADGIVVDETRTHISLRYTYPKEMERLLLENGFDILHVNTDWKGTPISNDSYEMIYVCRKQI, encoded by the coding sequence ATGACAAGTAAAGTAATGAATGACAATATGGAAGAATATGATAATCCAATTTCATATGATATCGAAAATAATGCTTATGTGGGGGAAATTCCATTTTTAATAGAATGGGCTTCAAAGAAAAGAGGTACCATCATTGATTTAGCTTGTGGTACAGGAAGAATAACGATTCCCCTAGCACAAAATGGCTTTAACTTAATTGGGGTTGACCTACATGCGGGTATGCTTGAACAAGCAAAGAAAAAAGCAGAAGAACTTCAATTAAAGATTGAATGGTTGGAGCAAGACTGCACTCAACTAGATTTAAATTGTAAAAGCCCATTAATCTATATGGTTGGAAACTCGATTCAACATTTTCATACGAATGAATCACAAAACATGCTTTTATCTTCTATCCAAACACATTTAGAGGAAGATGGAATTTTTATTTTTGGAACGAGGTTTCCTAGCGCAGAAGAGTTACTGCAACCGAGTACCGAAGAATATTGGAAAACGTATACCGATACAACTTGTAATAAAGAGGTAGACGTTTATACCATAAGTAACTACGATGCATTGAGTCAAATGCAACACTATACTACAATTAGGAAGTTTAAAAATGCGGATGGCATTGTCGTTGATGAAACAAGAACGCATATAAGCTTGAGGTATACATATCCAAAAGAAATGGAAAGATTATTATTGGAAAATGGTTTTGATATTTTACATGTGAATACGGATTGGAAAGGAACACCTATTAGTAATGATAGCTATGAAATGATCTATGTATGTAGAAAGCAGATTTAG
- a CDS encoding class I SAM-dependent methyltransferase codes for MNTKSLEKNKHSWEAAAERFYGRNPLPEYGPMAPLEDDLNLFGDITNLKVLDIGCGSGHSLQYMNQRNAAELWGLDLSEKQINAARSLLVNCGSSVQLFQSPMELNPGLPENYFDIVYSIYALGWTTDLDKTLSNINKYLKQGGVFVFSWEHPLHSRVSNEGGALTFNKSYHEEGPYDHEGWGNPAIMQQFRISTYMNTLISHGFQIEKVIEDVWCSEEDIQRHENRWYSFEKAKSIPTTLIIKSRKL; via the coding sequence ATGAACACTAAGTCACTAGAGAAAAACAAACATAGTTGGGAAGCTGCTGCAGAACGTTTTTATGGAAGAAATCCACTTCCTGAGTATGGACCGATGGCGCCACTTGAAGATGATCTTAATCTATTTGGGGATATTACGAATTTAAAAGTGTTAGATATAGGGTGTGGCAGTGGGCATTCATTACAATATATGAATCAGCGAAATGCAGCTGAACTATGGGGCTTAGACCTATCGGAAAAACAAATAAATGCAGCGAGATCATTATTAGTGAATTGTGGTTCGTCTGTTCAATTATTTCAATCACCAATGGAATTGAATCCTGGATTACCAGAAAACTATTTTGACATTGTCTACTCCATCTATGCGCTTGGATGGACAACTGATCTAGACAAGACGTTATCCAATATTAATAAATACTTGAAACAAGGGGGTGTATTTGTTTTTAGCTGGGAGCATCCATTGCATAGTCGAGTAAGTAATGAAGGTGGAGCCCTAACTTTCAACAAATCCTATCATGAGGAAGGTCCTTATGACCATGAAGGGTGGGGGAATCCCGCAATTATGCAGCAGTTTAGAATCAGTACTTATATGAATACATTAATTAGTCATGGTTTTCAGATTGAGAAAGTGATTGAAGATGTCTGGTGTTCTGAAGAAGATATACAAAGGCATGAAAATAGATGGTACTCTTTCGAAAAGGCAAAATCTATACCAACTACGTTAATTATTAAAAGTAGAAAGCTTTAG
- a CDS encoding amidase family protein: protein MEIKFNKFFREELTIQEIQPGMEDGIITSKELTMYYLHRIAKYDQDGLKINSVLEINPHAIFIAEALDHERKIKGSRGPLHGIPVLLKDNIETNDSMHTSAGTIALENHISAQDAFLVARLRKAGAIILGKANMTELANGMSSEMWAGYSARGGQVKNPYGDENLFVGGSSSGSAVAVAANFTVLSVGTETDASILSPATQNSVVGIKPTVGLISRTGVIPFTYSQDTAGPFARNVTDAAILLGALTGVDSSDPATLKSEGRSLQDYTIYLDTNGLKGARIGVFNIASNESDEYDEELFNSAIQTLGDEGAIVIQEIEIPSFHREWSWGVSLYELKHSLDNYLSKLPPQLPVHSFSELIQFNKSLGEKALKYGQDKLEKREHFPNTLRNPEYLIARLEDLYFSQEQGIDFAVKKYNLDAILFPSYIGSTISAKAGYPSIAMPAGYMKSGKPFGVTFAGTAFSEGILIKLAYAFEQATKHRRSPCLLGKNDGGFRNEH from the coding sequence ATGGAAATTAAATTTAATAAATTTTTCAGAGAAGAATTAACCATTCAAGAAATACAACCCGGAATGGAAGACGGAATAATAACTTCAAAAGAGCTAACCATGTATTACTTACATAGAATCGCAAAATATGATCAAGACGGTTTAAAGATTAACTCTGTTTTGGAAATAAATCCTCACGCCATTTTTATCGCAGAAGCATTAGATCATGAAAGAAAGATAAAGGGATCAAGAGGACCTTTACATGGAATTCCAGTTTTACTGAAAGATAATATTGAAACAAATGACTCCATGCATACAAGTGCAGGAACAATAGCATTAGAAAATCATATTAGCGCTCAAGATGCTTTTCTTGTTGCACGGCTTCGCAAAGCAGGTGCCATCATCTTAGGAAAGGCGAATATGACAGAATTAGCTAATGGAATGTCTTCGGAAATGTGGGCTGGCTATAGTGCAAGAGGTGGACAAGTAAAAAATCCTTATGGGGATGAGAATCTTTTTGTTGGAGGTTCGAGTTCCGGATCAGCAGTAGCGGTTGCTGCTAATTTCACTGTATTATCGGTAGGCACTGAGACAGATGCTTCTATTCTTAGTCCTGCTACACAAAACTCAGTAGTTGGTATTAAACCTACTGTTGGCTTAATAAGCAGAACAGGTGTTATTCCTTTTACATATTCTCAAGATACAGCTGGACCATTTGCGAGAAACGTCACCGATGCAGCAATTTTATTAGGAGCACTAACTGGTGTGGATTCATCAGATCCTGCAACATTAAAAAGTGAAGGGAGATCTCTGCAAGATTACACTATTTATTTAGATACGAATGGTTTAAAAGGTGCAAGAATTGGTGTGTTCAATATTGCTTCTAATGAATCGGATGAATATGATGAAGAATTATTTAATTCTGCCATTCAAACACTTGGAGATGAAGGAGCAATCGTTATTCAAGAGATAGAAATTCCTTCTTTCCATAGAGAATGGAGTTGGGGAGTGTCATTATATGAGCTGAAACATAGCTTGGATAATTATCTTTCGAAATTACCTCCGCAACTACCTGTTCATTCATTCAGTGAGTTAATTCAGTTTAATAAAAGTTTAGGAGAAAAAGCATTAAAGTACGGGCAAGATAAGCTAGAGAAGAGAGAACATTTTCCTAATACATTAAGAAATCCAGAATATTTAATTGCAAGATTGGAAGACTTGTATTTTTCTCAAGAACAAGGAATCGATTTTGCTGTTAAAAAATATAATCTAGATGCAATTCTTTTTCCTTCCTACATAGGATCCACCATATCTGCAAAAGCAGGATATCCCTCTATAGCAATGCCTGCAGGATATATGAAAAGTGGAAAACCATTCGGAGTAACTTTTGCAGGAACTGCTTTTAGTGAGGGGATTTTAATTAAGCTTGCTTATGCTTTTGAGCAAGCTACTAAGCATCGTAGAAGCCCATGCTTATTAGGAAAAAATGATGGGGGTTTTAGGAATGAACACTAA
- a CDS encoding NUDIX hydrolase, translated as MFFINVEGAVFKEDKWLLIRRSTKEAHAGGGLALVGGTVEQEGDSQNILERTLRRELFEEVGVEVKDPIQYVRNTSFVLANGKEVVDIVFLCEFDKGEPYAKSPDEVESIHWMTTDEIVKNEEIQYYLRDSIVAAEALRIRGEY; from the coding sequence ATGTTTTTTATAAATGTGGAAGGTGCAGTATTTAAAGAGGATAAGTGGCTCTTAATTAGAAGGAGCACAAAGGAAGCGCATGCTGGAGGAGGATTGGCCTTAGTAGGTGGAACTGTAGAACAAGAAGGTGATTCTCAAAATATTTTGGAGAGAACACTTCGACGTGAGTTATTTGAAGAAGTTGGGGTGGAAGTGAAGGATCCTATTCAATATGTACGAAATACTTCTTTTGTTTTAGCAAATGGCAAAGAAGTTGTGGACATTGTATTTCTTTGTGAATTCGATAAAGGGGAACCGTACGCAAAAAGTCCGGATGAGGTGGAATCGATTCACTGGATGACGACGGATGAAATTGTTAAAAACGAAGAAATACAATATTATTTGCGCGACAGTATTGTTGCAGCCGAGGCTTTGAGGATCAGAGGAGAGTATTAA
- a CDS encoding DUF378 domain-containing protein — translation MRIISRIALVLVIIGAINWGLIGFFKYDLVSSIFGGETAGLSRIIFGLVGLSGLLCLPLLFDPVGDVDVVTDRDHKSYRNPNLGTELGEEPDFTDIKDVSKKDYDKD, via the coding sequence ATGAGAATTATATCTCGGATTGCTTTAGTATTAGTAATAATCGGTGCAATCAACTGGGGTCTAATAGGATTTTTCAAGTACGATTTAGTCTCCTCCATCTTTGGTGGAGAGACAGCAGGATTATCTAGAATTATTTTTGGTCTTGTTGGTTTAAGTGGACTACTATGCTTACCACTTCTGTTTGACCCTGTAGGAGACGTGGATGTAGTTACAGACAGAGATCATAAAAGCTACAGAAATCCTAATCTTGGTACTGAACTTGGTGAGGAACCAGACTTTACAGATATAAAGGACGTTTCTAAAAAGGACTATGATAAAGATTAG
- a CDS encoding asparagine synthase: MENLREGLIPTVLGTAVTTTGVVLRNNRSITPLISGSIIGFGLAHIVLGAIDLVEHRR; encoded by the coding sequence TTACGTGAAGGTTTAATCCCTACGGTACTTGGGACAGCCGTAACAACTACGGGTGTGGTATTGCGTAATAATAGAAGCATTACACCGTTAATATCGGGTTCGATTATTGGCTTTGGTTTAGCCCATATTGTATTAGGGGCAATCGATTTAGTCGAACATCGTCGCTAA